The following are encoded together in the Conger conger chromosome 11, fConCon1.1, whole genome shotgun sequence genome:
- the sub1b gene encoding SUB1 regulator of transcription b isoform X1, whose product MSSLVVITREGNRLYLFCESTWSEIGKINVRLGLGREMPKSKDDLSSSPGSESDSEVETKAKRKKPNAPEKPAKKPKTGESSRGGASSKGDSKDDNMFQIGRMRYVTVRDFRGKVLIDIREYWTDPSGEMKPGKKGISLNPEQWSQLKEQISDIDDAVKGL is encoded by the exons ATGAGTTCATTAGTGGTTATCACTAGAGAAGGAAATagattgtatttgttttgcgaGAGCACATGGTCAGAAATTGGGAAGATCAATGTCCGGCTAGGCCTCGGTCGAGA AATGCCAAAATCAAAGGACGATTTGTCATCCTCTCCTGGAAGTGAATCAGACAGTGAAGTGGAGACCAAG gCCAAGAGGAAGAAGCCAAATGCTCCAGAGAAACCAGCCAAGAAGCCGAAGACTGGGGAGAGCTCCCGGGGAGGTGCGTCTTCCAAAGGTGACAGCAAAGATGACAACATGTTCCAG attgGGAGGATGAGGTATGTCACAGTCAGGGACTTCAGGGGAAAGGTCCTGATTGACATCCGTGAGTACTGGACGGACCCGTCAGGTGAAATGAAGCCAGGGAAGAAAG GCATTTCCTTGAATCCAGAACAGTGGAGTCAGCTGAAAGAGCAGATATCTGATATCGACGACGCTGTGAAGGGACTGTAA
- the sub1b gene encoding SUB1 regulator of transcription b isoform X2 has translation MPKSKDDLSSSPGSESDSEVETKAKRKKPNAPEKPAKKPKTGESSRGGASSKGDSKDDNMFQIGRMRYVTVRDFRGKVLIDIREYWTDPSGEMKPGKKGISLNPEQWSQLKEQISDIDDAVKGL, from the exons ATGCCAAAATCAAAGGACGATTTGTCATCCTCTCCTGGAAGTGAATCAGACAGTGAAGTGGAGACCAAG gCCAAGAGGAAGAAGCCAAATGCTCCAGAGAAACCAGCCAAGAAGCCGAAGACTGGGGAGAGCTCCCGGGGAGGTGCGTCTTCCAAAGGTGACAGCAAAGATGACAACATGTTCCAG attgGGAGGATGAGGTATGTCACAGTCAGGGACTTCAGGGGAAAGGTCCTGATTGACATCCGTGAGTACTGGACGGACCCGTCAGGTGAAATGAAGCCAGGGAAGAAAG GCATTTCCTTGAATCCAGAACAGTGGAGTCAGCTGAAAGAGCAGATATCTGATATCGACGACGCTGTGAAGGGACTGTAA